The window ACGTCAGCCAATGGAGGACACGTGAGAATGCGGGTGGCATGCACGGTCCCGGGGGACATGCAACACCATGGGGGACACATGAGCCCATGGGGGACATGTGAGCCCATGGAGGACGTGTGAGAACATGGGTGGCACGCATGATCCCATGGGACATACAGTCCCATGGGGGACACATGAGAACATGAGCAGCACGCATGGTCCCATGGGGGACACAGGAGCCCATGAGGGATATGTGAGCCCATGGGTGACATGCATGGCCCCATAGGGGACCTGTGAGCCCATGGGTGACATGCATGGCCCCATGGGGGACCCACGAGCCTCCGGGCAGCCGTGGGCTGGGGGGCCGCTGCCCACGCTTTGCCCCTCTCCCCGGCAGCCCAGATTGAGGTGATCCCCTGCAAGATCTGCGGGGACAAGTCCTCGGGGATCCACTACGGCGTCATCACCTGCGAGGGCTGCAAGGTGAGTgcctggggccgggccgggctgggggtccccgggccggggggaggtCCCGGCCCACCCTGACCCCTGGGTGCGCAGGGCTTCTTCCGGCGGAGCCAGCAGAGCAGCCTGAGCTACGCCTGCAGCCGCCAGCAGAACTGCCCCATCGACCGGGCGAGCCGCAACCGCTGCCAGCACTGCCGCCTCCAGAAGTGCCTGCGCCTCGGCATGTCGCGGGACGGTGAGTgcctgcgccccgccgccccccccccccgcccccaccccacaGCCACCGTGGTGCATCTCCCCAACCTGGACCCGGGTGCATCTCCCCAACCTGGACCTGGGTGCATCTCCCCACCCCACAGCCTGGTGCATCTCCCCAACCTGGACCTGGGTGCATCTCCCCACTTGGACCTGGGTGCATCTCCCCACCCCACAGCCTGGTGCATCTCCCCAACCTGGATCTGGGTGCATCTCCCTACCCCACAGCCCAGTGCATCTCCCCAACCTGGATCCGGGTTCATCTCCCCAACCTGGACCTGGGTGCATCtccccaccccacagcccagtGCATCTCCCCAACCTGGATCCGGGTGCATCTCCCCAACCTGGACCTGGGTGCATCTCCCTACCCCACAGCCCAGTGCATCTCCCCAACCTGGATCCGGGTGCATCtccccaccccacagcccagtGCATCTCCCCAACCTGGATCTGGGTTCATCTCCCCAACCTGGACCTGGGTGCATCtccccaccccacagcccagtGCATCTCCCCACTTGGACCCGGGTGCATCTCCCCACCCCAGACCCGGTGCTTTTGCCACCCTGGACCTGGGTGCATCtccccaccccacagctgggtgcaTTTCCCGACCTGAGGTACCACCaccccagcagccccaggctgAGCCGAGATTGCTGCCATcgaggcagggccgggggggacAGCGCGATGCCCTGGGGGGACACGGTGGCCTGCGGCTGCCCCCGCAGGAGGAAACAGTGGGGCTGGGGCCGGTGCAGCTGGAGGAAGCCCGGTGGTGGGGCCGGCGCGTGGCACGCGTGGGGCCGGAAAGCCCCAGCACGGCAGCTATGTAGGTCGCGGGGAGCCGGCCCAGCACAcgtggggcagcgccgggggcaaCCGCATGCACGCGCACACGctcgcacacgcacgcacgctcTACACACATGCACTTTGCAGGCGTGTTCACGTGTTGCATGTACACACAGCACACGGATGCTTTGCGCATGTGTGCGTGCACCACACAGCACGCGCACTttgcacacgtgtgcatgcagCACACACGCGTGCACCACATACACGCAGCACACGCACTTTGCACGTGTTCACGCACACCACACGCACCTACAATGCACACACGCTCTTTGCTCGTGTTCCTGCACCGTGCACACCCACGAGGCACACTCACTTTGCACGTGTTCGTGCACCGTGCACACCCACGATGCACCCACGCTCTTTGCATGTGTTCGTGTGCCACATGCACATGCAGTGCACACATTTTGCACGTTTGTGCACTGCACACCCCCAGGACGCACGTGCGCTTTGCACGTGTTCATGCACCCACGATGCACACACACTTTTGCACGCCTGCCATGTCCCCGCAGCCGTCAAGTTCGGGCGCATGTCCAAGAAGCAGCGGGACCGGCTGCACgccgaggtgcagcagcagctggagcagcgggagcgggagcggggcgccgagccgggcgccgcggccttCGCTCTGGGACTCGCCGGGGGGCCGCtggccccggggcgccggggccacCCACCGGTGCCCTCGGCCACCCACAGCCGCTTCGGCGAGGCGCTGTGCTCCCTCACCCGCCACGCCAGCCCCGAGCCTGGCAAGGCAGAGGGCAGAGCAGGTGCCTTGGGTGGCCTCGAGTCCCGGCCGGCACCCGAGCCCCAGCtggagccgggccgggcagctGGGACCAAGCGGGGCCCCGAGGGACCTGGAGACGCCCTCGACTCCTACACTGGTGTCTGCAGCCTCCTGGAGCCTCCCAGCACTTCCGTCGTGGACATCGGTGAGTCAACGGGTGCCACGGGTCATGGGACCTGGCTCGAAGGGTGCCACATGCTGTGGGACCTGGCTCGATGGGTGTCACGGATCGTGGGACTTGGCTCGAAGGGTGCCACATGCTGTGGGACCTGGCTCCATCGCCAATGGGTGCCAAACGGTGGTGGGACCTGGCTCCATCGCCAGTGGGTGCCACGTGCTGGTGGGACCTAGCTTGATGGGTGCCATGGGTTGGTGGGACCTGGCTCAATGGGTGTGACGTGCTGGTGGGACCTGGCTCTATCACTGATGGGGGCAGTTACGTGGCTCGAGGACAAGGCAGGAGCCAGGGCCATGCTGGGAAGGGCCAACGACCATGTCCCCATCCTGACCCCGTGCCACCGCCACTGCCGCATCCCCGCAGAGCGTCTCACCCAGAATGTCCTCAAGTCGCACCGGGAGACATGCCAGCTCCGCACTGAGGACCTGCAGCTCCGGCGCTGGGAGACCTTCTCCCGCGACGAGATCGGCGCCTACCAGAAGAAGGTGAGAGCGGAttgggggccgggcagggggccgCAGCGTGGCTGGGTGATCGGCAGGGACGGTCCCGCGGATCGGCTGGGGTGACGCACTGTGCCACGCAGTCCATGGAGGAGATGTGGGAGCGCTGCGCCTGCCGCATCACCGAGGCCATCCAGCACGTGGTGGAGTTTGCCAAGCGCATGGGTGGCTTCATGGAGCTCTGCCAGAACGACCAGATTGTCCTGCTCaaggcgggtagggcgccgcagCGGgatgtccccctgtcccccatgcCTGCGTGGCCCCAGCTCTGGGGTCTCCAACGTCCCCATGCCACAGCTGGGGTCCCCAACATCCCCTGCACCCTTTGCATCTCCAGCCCTGGGGTCTTGTCCCCAGCCCCGGGGTCCCCGATGTCCCTCACACCCTTTGCATCTCCAGCTCCTGGGTCCCATCCCCAGCCCTGGGGTCCCCTGCCATtccctgtccccaaccccagGGTCCCTGCCgtcccctgtccccagccccaggatCCCATCCCCAATGCTGCGGTCCCCACCGTCCCCTGTTCCCAGCCCTGAGATCCCAACTCCAGGCACCCCATCACCCCCAGCCCCAAGCCACTGTCCCCTCATCCCTGCAGGGCCCATCCCGACATCTCTGGGTGATGGTCTCTGGGGTGCTCTGGTCCCACTGGGGGTGACAGTCACCAAGGAGTGCTCTGGTCCCATTCGGGGGAGTGACAGTCCTTAAGGGATGCTCTGCCCAGAGATGGTGGGGTGATGGGCACCAAGGGGTGCTCTGGTGCCACCAGGGGAGTGGGACAGTACTCTAAGGGATGTTCTGGTGCCACTTGGGGGGTGATGGTCCCTTGGGGGTGCTCTGGTCCCATTGGGGGTGACAGTCCCTGGGGGATGCTCTGGTGCCACTTGGGGGGTGACAGTCCCTTGGGGGTGCTCTGGTCCCATTGGGGGTGACAGTCCTTGGGGGATGCTCTGGTGCCACTTGGGGGGTGATGGTCCCTTCGGGGTGctctgcctggggttggggacacTCGGGCACGAGCCCAGCCCCGAGCGGCCACCGGCAGCGTTGGGGGGGACCTGGCACCCCGGTGCCACCATCCCCgtgccctggtgccgccggcccacGCTCAGGGGCTCGCGCAGGCGCCATGGAGGTGGTGCTGGTGAGGATGTGTCGGGCCTTCAACTCGGACAACCGGACCGTCTTCTTCGAGGGCAAATTCGCCGGGCCGGAGCTCTTCAAGTCCCTGGgtaggggcgggggcggggcgggctgggggccgGCGGGCCCTAACGAGGGGCGCTAACGAAGGGCTCCCCTCGCCAGGCTGCCCCGAGCTCATCGGCTCCATCTTCGACTTCGCGCACAGCCTCTGCTCGCTGCACTTCTCCGAGAGCGAGGTGGCCCTCTTCACCGCCCTCGTCCTCATCAACGCCAGTGAGGGCCGCCCGCGCCGTGCCTCCGGTTCCCTCCCCTTCGGCCTCCCCCACCCAACAGGAGCCCAGCCAAGGATTTGACCAAACTCCCGGGGTTTTATCCTAAAACCCTTCCGGGTTTCCCATGGGAGGGCGGGGAGGGGCTGTGCTGGCCGGGGAGGTGCTGGGTGCTGGTGGTAGGTGGCACAGCAGGGTGCCCTCATCCgtgctgtccccatcctgccccatgtcttttccctgtcctGTCTCCATCCCGTCCCAATGTCCATTCTGTCCTATctgcatccctgtccccatccccatcccatccctgtgtctgtcccatccccatcctgtccccatcccatccctgtccctggcCTTTCCCCGTCTCCctcctgtccccatcctcatccccccCCGGCCTCCTCCCATCCTTGTGCCTGTCCCCATCCCTAACCCCATCCCATTctgtcctgtccccatccccatcctgtccatgtccccatctccatcctgtCCCTATCCTGCACCTGTCCCGTTCCTGTCCCATGCCCATGCCCATGACATCCCCATTCccgtccccatcccatcccaatCCCCATCCTATCTCCCTCCCATCCCAtcttgtccccatccccatctggtcccgtcctgtcccgtcctcATCCCCATCCTCTCCCTGTCCTCATCTCCCTCTCATCCCTGACCCCGTCCCATCCctgtcctgtccctgtccccacctccatcctgtccccatccccgcagACCGCCCGTGGCTGCAGGAGCGGGCCAAGGTGGCCCGGCTGCAGGGAGACCTGGAAGTCGCCTTCCGCCTCCTGCTCCGCAAGACCCACCGCGAGGGGATCCTGGCCAAGgtgggccggggctgggggttGTCACcggggccctgggggggccctggggcacGGGGCTGTCACGGGGGCCTTGGcggtgccctgggcaggggggccctggggcaggggggggcaAAGGGTGGGGGGAACCATGGGGGTGCCACAGGGGGTGCCATGGGGCATGGGGTGGCATAGGGTGGGGGGGTGCCCTTGGGGTTGCCATGTGGGGGGTCACAGGGGGGTcatgggggtgctgtggggcatgGAGGGGTCATAGGCTGAGGGGTGCTAGGGGGTGAGGGGTGCCACAGGGGGTGCCATGGGGCATGGGGTGGCATAGGGTGGGGGGGTGCCCTTGGGGGTGCCATGTGGGGGGGTCACAGGGGGGGCCATGGGGGTGCTGTGGAGCATGGAGGGGTCATAGGCTGAGGGGTGCTCTTGGGGACGTCATAGGGTGGGGGGAACCATGGGGGTGCCACGGGGGGGGTGCCATGGGGCATGAGGGTGTCATAGGGTGGGGGGTGCCCTTGGGTGGGGGGGGCCACGGGAGGGGCCATGGGGTGCAGTGGGCCacggggtgccttggggtgcggGGTGCCACGGGCGCAGGGCTGAGCCCTGCCAGCTTGGCGCACGTCCAACTTGGCGCATGGTACATGGGGTTGGGGGTCACGGCAGTGTCCCCCACTCCCCGCGGGCCCTCGGGTGACGCACGCGTGTGCCCGGGGCGACGTGCGGGCCCTCGGGTGACGCGCGCATGTGTGCCTGGGGTGACGCGTGCCGTGCGGCGGCAGCTGCCGCCCAAGGGGCGCCTGCGGGCGTTGTGCTCGCAGCACGTGGAGGAGCTGCAGGCCTTCCGGCgcctgcaccccggggtgctccACGCCGCCTTCCCCCCCCTCTACAAGGAGCTCTTCGCCTCCGAGGCCGAGCCCCCCGGCACCCTCTGAgccggcgccgccccgggggtgcccggacgcctgggtcctcgcccagccctgcccccggctcccctgtgcccggggctgggggcacGGGGGGGCTGCGTCACCTGAAGATGCTCTGTCACCCGGAGGTGCTCCAACAACCAGGGGTGCTGCGTCACCCAGGGGTGCTCCAACAACTGGGGGCGCTGCGTCACCTGAAGATGCTCTGTCACCTGGGTGTACTCCAACAACCAGGGGTGCTGTGTCACCCAGGGGTGCTCCAACAACCGGGCGTGCTGCGTCACCTGGGGGCACTCCAAAAACCAGGGGTGCTGTGTCACCTGAAGATGCTCTGTCACCCGGGGGTGCTCCAACAACCAGGGGAGCCGCGTCACCCAGGGGAGCTCCTACAACCAGGGTTTCCCCATCACCCGGGGGTGCCCTCGCCCTGCCCCCAGCAGGGGGGTTGGGAGGGCCGGCGGCTCGCAGCAGCACCCGGCAGGCGACAGCGCACGGAGTCGCCAgcacccctccgcgcgccggccaCTGGGGCCCAACGTGGCGCCACGAGCGGGCACAGGCCGCCGATGCCGCCCGCACCGCCGTGCGCCCGCTCGCGGCCCTGCGCCCCGGCCTGCCTGCCCCCGCGGCCGCGTATCTACGGGCGGGCAATAAAGACTGCTCTGGCTGCGGCACCGCGCTGCCATGCCGCACACGCGTGACGCTGGCGTGCTTCCGCCCGGCCCTCGGAGCGGGACCCAGGAGTCCAGGCaggcctcggccccggggcatTGTGGGACAGGGCagtgccccccaccccggggcatTGTGGGACAGGGCaatgccccccaccccggggcatTGTGGGACAGGGCAGGCCCCGGCCCTGGGGCATTGTGGGACAGGGCagtgccccccaccccggggcatTGTGGGACAGGGCAGGCCCCGGCCCTGGGGCATTGTGGGACAGGGCagtgccccccaccccggggcatTGTGGGACAGGGCAGGCCCCGGCCCTGGGGCATTGTGGGACAGGGCaatgccccccaccccggggcacTGTGGGACAGGACAGTGCCCCCCACCCCAGGGCATTGTGGGACAgggcagtgcccccccccccgggcactgTGGGATCTCCCCCGGCCCGGAATGGTTCGTTCCATCCCTCAGCGCCTTGGGGGCGTGCCGAAGCcgcttttcttctctctgattGGCTGCAGCGGGCTCCCGCTCGGCTGCGACTGGCCGCTTTATTCTCAGGCAGGTGCCTCTGCCCCGCCCCTTTTCCCCGCTTCTCCCCTTTCCGATTGGTCGCGGCGCAGCCCGCCCCTATGGGCGGCCGGTGGGGGATTGGCCACCGCCCCGCCGGTGGCGATTggtgcggaggggaggcaaggcgTTATGATTGGAgcgaggggggagggggcgggactTGCGGTGGCGGCGGGCGTGTGAGGAGAGGGCGGTGGCAGGTGAGGGGGGaacgggggggggctgggggagggggcgctgGGGAGACTGGGAGGACGGGGGGATACTGGGAGGACAGGGAGACTGGGAAGGGGGCAATTTGGGAAGGGGCTCTAGGGAGACTGGGGGAGAACTGGGAAAAGGGGACTGGGGAGAATGAGAGAACTGGGAAAGGGGGGTGAGGGgactgggagagctggggaaggggaatgggggggcactgggagagctgggaaaggggggtgaggggactgggagagctggggaaggggaatgggggggggaactgggagagctggggaagggggacCGGGGGCAGGGaactgggagagctggggaagggggaccggggggggaactgggagagctggggaagggggaccgtgggggggaactgggagagctggggaagggggaccgtggggggggaactgggagagctggggaagggggaccggggggggggaactgggagagctggggaagggggaccggggggggggaactgggagagctggggaagggggacCGGGGGCAGGGaactgggagagctggggaagggggaccgtgggggggaactgggagagctggggaagggggaccgtggggggggaactgggagagctggggaagggggaccggggggggggaactggtagagctggggaagggggaccggggagggctgggagagctggggaagggaggagagatggGCCTGGGATGACTTTGCGTGGGGTGACAATGAGGGAGGACCAGCAACAAGAGTGGGGTGGGACTGGGAGAACTGGGGAAGGgggactgggaggactggggatgGGGACAACCTGggaatggggctcctgggcctggGGGGACTGGTGTCTGGGGCCTGGTGGGACGGGGTGGGCCTGGGGCCCAGAGTTATAGGCACTGGGAGCAGGGGGCTTCAGGGCTGGGGGTGATCTGATGTGGGGGCCCGGTGGTGTTGGGACCTGGGATTTCACATGAAATCCCGCCTGGCGGGTGGGACACGAAGGGACGCGACAGCGCCCCGCGGCCACGCTCCCCGCGCACCTGCCGTCCAGCTCCATCCCGCCTCGTCCTCGCCCTGCCTGCGGCTCAAACTCCAGCTCCTGAGCCGCAGTGCCTGCAGCGCACCCGGAAACGCACGTTTTGGGGGGTGGAACAGCCCGAGTGGGCACAGGTGGTTCTCGTGGCTTGGTTTACCTCCCCCTCGAACCCTCTGTGTGGCCAAGAGGGAGTCGCCTCCCCTTCGAAACCTCATTAATTATTTACTAATTGCTCTGAGGGTCTAACAGTGCTGGCACTGGTGCGTGATGGCGCTGAGCCTGCTCTGGGGAGAGGCCTGGAATGGGGCTGCTGCGTCCAGGCTGACTTCTGTCCGAGGCAGCGGGTCCTTTCCCTGCATGACAGTAGCTTTGGCCTGATCAGACAAAACCAGGAACGAGCCCAGCTCGTCTTAACTCTTAATGGTGTCTGGTCCAGCTGGATCGGCATTTTTAGCGTCCTCAGCGGGAGTCAGGAAAGCGCCATTGGCCCTGAAATGGGGACGGAGAAGTGAGGCCCAGCGGGATGAAGAGAGGGTGGTGAGA of the Apteryx mantelli isolate bAptMan1 chromosome 31, bAptMan1.hap1, whole genome shotgun sequence genome contains:
- the RORC gene encoding nuclear receptor ROR-gamma: MSRDAVKFGRMSKKQRDRLHAEVQQQLEQRERERGAEPGAAAFALGLAGGPLAPGRRGHPPVPSATHSRFGEALCSLTRHASPEPGKAEGRAGALGGLESRPAPEPQLEPGRAAGTKRGPEGPGDALDSYTGVCSLLEPPSTSVVDIERLTQNVLKSHRETCQLRTEDLQLRRWETFSRDEIGAYQKKSMEEMWERCACRITEAIQHVVEFAKRMGGFMELCQNDQIVLLKAGAMEVVLVRMCRAFNSDNRTVFFEGKFAGPELFKSLGCPELIGSIFDFAHSLCSLHFSESEVALFTALVLINANRPWLQERAKVARLQGDLEVAFRLLLRKTHREGILAKLPPKGRLRALCSQHVEELQAFRRLHPGVLHAAFPPLYKELFASEAEPPGTL